From Acinetobacter lwoffii, a single genomic window includes:
- the cyoA gene encoding ubiquinol oxidase subunit II yields MRQTILAVLSLSAMTALLTGCGGDMVLLNSKGPVAAGQSNLMMTAIYLMLLVVIPSIIMALWFGWKYRASNKDADYKPTWVHSTAIEIVVWGIPVIIIGILAWLTWWGSHKYDPYRPIEADKAPLTVQVIAEQFKWIFIYPEQGIATVNELRFPEQTPVSLRLTSNFTMNSFFIPALSGQIYAMAGMQTHLNFLADETSPAEGYRGFSSNYSGYGFSQMRFRAHSVTDAQFAEWISAVQAGNGTSVNPNAVQKTVLDQAEFATLRDGNRGKHQIEAIIAKAETPEEKAAAEAMKPYPTKPHPVTYYSSVEQGLFESVIHKYMSNYHGADHSAPVEAAATDAVAHEAAASEAHVAGEHATASQGE; encoded by the coding sequence ATGAGACAAACGATTTTAGCTGTATTGTCTTTATCTGCGATGACTGCACTCTTGACCGGGTGTGGTGGTGATATGGTACTTCTGAACTCTAAAGGTCCAGTTGCAGCAGGTCAAAGTAACCTGATGATGACTGCGATTTACTTAATGCTTTTGGTGGTTATTCCATCAATCATCATGGCATTATGGTTCGGTTGGAAATATCGTGCATCGAATAAAGACGCAGACTATAAACCTACATGGGTACACTCTACTGCGATTGAAATTGTAGTATGGGGTATCCCTGTCATTATTATTGGTATTTTAGCTTGGTTAACTTGGTGGGGTTCCCACAAGTATGACCCATACCGTCCAATTGAAGCAGATAAAGCGCCATTAACTGTTCAGGTTATTGCTGAGCAATTTAAATGGATCTTCATCTATCCTGAGCAAGGCATTGCAACTGTTAACGAATTGCGTTTCCCAGAGCAAACTCCGGTAAGCCTTCGTTTAACCTCTAACTTCACGATGAACTCGTTCTTCATCCCGGCGTTAAGTGGTCAGATTTATGCAATGGCAGGTATGCAAACTCACCTTAACTTCTTAGCTGATGAAACTAGTCCAGCTGAAGGTTATCGTGGTTTCTCTTCAAACTATTCAGGCTATGGCTTCTCACAAATGCGCTTCCGTGCACATTCTGTGACTGATGCTCAATTTGCTGAATGGATTTCTGCTGTTCAGGCAGGAAACGGTACTTCAGTTAACCCTAATGCAGTACAAAAAACTGTTCTAGACCAAGCTGAATTTGCAACTTTACGTGACGGCAACCGTGGTAAACACCAGATCGAAGCGATTATTGCAAAAGCTGAAACTCCTGAAGAGAAGGCTGCTGCTGAAGCAATGAAGCCTTACCCTACTAAGCCACATCCTGTGACTTACTACTCTTCTGTAGAGCAAGGTTTGTTTGAATCTGTGATTCACAAGTATATGAGTAACTATCACGGTGCTGATCATTCAGCTCCTGTAGAAGCTGCAGCGACTGATGCTGTTGCTCACGAAGCGGCTGCTTCTGAAGCTCATGTAGCTGGTGAACATGCGACTGCTTCTCAAGGAGAATAA
- a CDS encoding cytochrome o ubiquinol oxidase subunit IV — MSHDHNAAGESHGNVKQYTVGFILSVILTVIPFGMVMAGGFGRGILITVIAITAVAQILVQLIYFLHMNSSSEQRWNVIAFVYTILTIAILLVGSVWIMNYLHYNMMI, encoded by the coding sequence ATGAGTCACGATCATAACGCTGCTGGCGAATCACACGGTAACGTTAAGCAATATACTGTTGGCTTTATCCTTTCTGTCATCCTTACCGTAATTCCATTCGGTATGGTGATGGCAGGCGGTTTTGGCCGTGGTATCTTGATTACTGTCATCGCGATTACTGCGGTTGCTCAGATTCTTGTGCAGTTAATTTACTTCCTGCATATGAACTCTTCTTCAGAGCAACGCTGGAACGTGATTGCATTCGTGTATACCATCTTAACTATCGCTATTCTTTTAGTGGGTTCTGTATGGATCATGAATTACCTACACTACAACATGATGATCTAA
- the cyoE gene encoding heme o synthase produces MLKKYLFLTKPGILFGNFVTTLGGYFVATQGSVDFLLLLITLLGTTLVVASGCVVNNVIDQDIDQKMQRTQNRALVTKTISEPVALAFALVLGIAGFSLLWFWVNAYAFLFAVIGFVVYVGFYSLWTKRTTIHQTVVGSISGAAPPVIGYTAVANQFDLGALLIFLGYALWQMPHSWAIAIYRFDDYKNAGIPILPVARSIHRTKIESLVYVVLFTLTMNALFVFGYANWFYAVILNLLCIYWLYIGVIGFKAENDQLWAKKYFLFSVILITVISIIFSFTSTAPSTQIVFF; encoded by the coding sequence ATGCTGAAAAAGTATTTATTCCTGACTAAGCCAGGAATTCTCTTCGGTAACTTTGTTACCACTTTGGGTGGCTACTTCGTAGCCACCCAAGGTTCTGTAGATTTCCTTCTCCTGCTTATTACCCTTCTCGGTACTACGCTTGTCGTAGCATCAGGATGTGTGGTCAACAACGTGATTGACCAGGACATCGACCAAAAAATGCAGCGCACCCAAAACCGTGCTCTGGTCACCAAAACCATTTCCGAACCTGTTGCCCTGGCCTTTGCTCTGGTATTAGGCATCGCTGGTTTTAGTCTTTTATGGTTCTGGGTAAATGCGTACGCTTTCTTATTCGCGGTGATTGGTTTTGTCGTATATGTTGGTTTCTACAGCCTATGGACAAAACGAACCACAATTCATCAAACTGTTGTAGGCAGTATTTCTGGTGCAGCTCCGCCTGTCATTGGTTATACCGCAGTAGCCAATCAATTTGACCTCGGTGCGTTACTGATCTTTTTAGGTTATGCGCTATGGCAAATGCCTCACTCATGGGCGATTGCGATTTACCGCTTTGATGATTACAAAAATGCAGGCATTCCGATCTTGCCTGTGGCGCGTTCGATTCATCGTACCAAGATTGAATCACTGGTTTATGTGGTGTTATTCACCCTGACCATGAATGCGTTATTTGTCTTTGGTTATGCTAACTGGTTCTATGCAGTGATTTTAAACTTACTGTGCATTTACTGGTTGTATATCGGTGTCATTGGATTTAAAGCTGAAAATGATCAACTTTGGGCAAAAAAGTATTTCTTGTTCTCGGTGATCCTGATTACTGTCATCAGTATTATCTTTAGTTTTACCTCAACTGCGCCATCTACACAGATTGTGTTTTTTTAA
- a CDS encoding RDD family protein produces MQIYLARNNQQAGPYTLEQLNQMLANQQVMLTDLAWHQGMTEWKALGELTQGKSVYQPEGYVAPAVTPETPVFQNNQSTTSAYSQPHTQTATQKNELASIPSRILAKIVDVLLWLPATFILTAFFTPEQETRFAQLNEEFMNVVLSSDADPAMAQQLQTQMFEMFSQQAWLATAVYLIIMLAIQAFLIAKSGQSIGKKLTKIKIVDAESGEKPSLLRAFTIRSVFFIFLNIVFMPLSLIIDWAFGLGKKRQTLHDKLAKTQVVKQ; encoded by the coding sequence ATGCAGATTTACTTGGCCCGAAACAATCAACAAGCTGGTCCATATACGCTCGAGCAATTGAATCAGATGCTGGCGAATCAACAAGTCATGCTGACTGACCTGGCATGGCATCAAGGCATGACAGAGTGGAAAGCCTTAGGTGAACTTACCCAAGGAAAATCGGTATATCAACCTGAAGGTTATGTCGCTCCGGCAGTCACACCTGAAACGCCAGTATTCCAGAACAATCAGTCAACGACTTCGGCCTATTCACAGCCTCATACTCAAACAGCAACTCAAAAAAATGAACTCGCCAGTATTCCAAGCCGTATCCTGGCCAAAATTGTAGACGTGTTACTGTGGTTACCAGCAACCTTCATTTTGACTGCATTTTTCACCCCTGAACAGGAAACCCGGTTTGCTCAATTGAATGAAGAATTCATGAATGTTGTGCTGAGTAGCGATGCAGATCCTGCAATGGCTCAGCAATTACAGACTCAAATGTTTGAGATGTTTTCTCAGCAGGCGTGGCTTGCCACAGCGGTCTATTTGATTATCATGCTGGCCATTCAAGCCTTTCTGATTGCCAAATCAGGCCAAAGTATTGGTAAAAAGCTCACAAAAATCAAAATTGTAGATGCAGAATCAGGTGAAAAGCCCAGCCTGTTGCGCGCCTTCACTATTCGTAGTGTATTTTTCATATTTTTAAATATTGTATTTATGCCACTGAGTTTAATTATTGACTGGGCCTTCGGATTGGGCAAAAAACGTCAAACCTTGCACGATAAACTCGCAAAAACGCAAGTTGTGAAACAATAG
- the cyoC gene encoding cytochrome o ubiquinol oxidase subunit III — MAEVLHHDNHGHDEHHHHDDTDITVFGFWTYLMSDLVLFGTLFIAFAVLSSHIPVGTPSARDLFGDSLGFVLTETFALLISSVTFGFAVLAAYKKDVAKVLTWLAITWVFGAIFIGMELYEFNHLVHAGHGPSTSAFLSAFFTLVGTHGIHVTSGLVWMIVLMVQIKKYGLTLANTRRLACLSLFWHFLDIVWICVFSVVYLMGVL; from the coding sequence ATGGCTGAAGTACTTCATCACGATAACCACGGACACGATGAGCATCATCATCACGATGATACTGACATCACCGTCTTTGGTTTCTGGACTTACTTGATGAGTGACCTTGTCCTGTTCGGTACACTCTTCATTGCGTTCGCTGTTTTGAGTAGCCACATTCCTGTGGGTACTCCAAGTGCGAGAGACCTGTTTGGCGACTCTTTAGGTTTCGTTCTTACTGAAACCTTCGCCCTCTTGATCTCTTCTGTAACCTTTGGTTTTGCAGTTCTTGCTGCATACAAAAAAGACGTTGCAAAAGTACTGACTTGGTTAGCGATTACTTGGGTATTCGGTGCTATCTTCATCGGCATGGAACTATATGAGTTCAATCATTTAGTTCATGCGGGTCACGGTCCAAGCACAAGTGCGTTCTTATCTGCGTTCTTTACTTTGGTAGGTACGCATGGTATTCACGTAACTTCTGGTCTGGTCTGGATGATCGTGCTTATGGTTCAAATCAAGAAATATGGTTTGACTCTTGCAAACACGCGTCGTCTAGCTTGCCTAAGCTTGTTCTGGCACTTCCTTGACATCGTTTGGATCTGTGTATTCAGCGTAGTTTACTTGATGGGAGTTCTGTAA
- the cyoB gene encoding cytochrome o ubiquinol oxidase subunit I, with protein MSFLGKLGPDAIPYDPIVLATVAMMILGGIAVFAGITYFKKWGYLWNEWFTSVDHKKIGIMYIFVSVIMLLRGFADAIMMRLQQFLAKGGGEGYLHPEHYDQIFTAHGVIMIFFVAMGLVVGLMNISVPLQIGARDVAFPLLNSLSFWLFAGAAGLMMVSLALGEFAATGWMAYPPLSGIEYSPGVGMDYYIWALQISGLGTLLTGVNFFVTIIKMRAPGMKLMEMPIFTWTSLCTAVLIIAAFPVLTATIAMLTLDRYFGFHFFTNDLGGSPMLYVNLIWTWGHPEVYILVLPAFGIYSEVVATFSRKALFGYKSMVYATVAITVLSFVVWVHHFFTMGAGANVNAFFGIMTMIIAIPTGVKIFSWLFTMYKGRIVYTTPMLWTLGFLVTFGIGGLTGVLMAVPPADFLVHNSLFLIAHFHNVIIGGVVFAMFAGIIFYWPKMFGWRLNETWGKAAFWFWFFGFYFAFMPLYILGFMGMTRRLNTFDNPEWDPYVNIAMFGAVLIALGIVCFILQIVVGFLQRDQRLDLTGDPWDGRTLEWATSSPAPFYNFAHLPKINGIDTFWIEKENGVAYAKPTKYEDVHMPTNRAAGFVIAMFITVMGFGLIWHIWWLVVVTFIASIISFIVSSFTKKVDYYVPAAEVERIENERYAILEKHLKKD; from the coding sequence ATGAGCTTCTTAGGTAAGTTAGGTCCAGATGCAATTCCTTACGATCCAATCGTATTGGCAACTGTTGCAATGATGATCCTGGGTGGTATCGCAGTTTTTGCTGGTATTACCTACTTCAAAAAATGGGGCTACCTGTGGAACGAATGGTTCACATCTGTAGACCATAAAAAAATTGGTATCATGTATATCTTCGTATCTGTGATCATGCTTTTGCGTGGTTTCGCCGATGCGATCATGATGCGTCTTCAGCAGTTCCTTGCAAAAGGTGGCGGCGAAGGTTATTTACACCCTGAGCATTACGACCAGATCTTTACCGCGCATGGCGTGATCATGATCTTCTTCGTGGCAATGGGTCTTGTAGTTGGTTTAATGAACATCTCTGTACCGCTTCAAATCGGTGCACGTGACGTTGCATTCCCATTGTTGAACTCTTTAAGCTTCTGGTTATTCGCCGGCGCTGCAGGTCTGATGATGGTTTCACTTGCGTTAGGTGAATTCGCTGCAACAGGTTGGATGGCATACCCTCCACTGTCTGGTATCGAATACTCTCCAGGCGTAGGTATGGACTACTACATCTGGGCACTGCAAATTTCAGGTCTAGGTACGCTATTAACGGGTGTTAACTTCTTCGTTACCATCATCAAAATGCGTGCGCCTGGCATGAAACTTATGGAAATGCCAATCTTTACCTGGACATCTTTATGTACAGCAGTATTGATTATTGCGGCTTTCCCAGTGTTGACTGCAACAATTGCAATGTTAACGCTTGACCGTTACTTCGGTTTCCACTTCTTTACTAACGACTTGGGTGGTAGCCCGATGTTGTACGTGAACTTGATTTGGACTTGGGGTCACCCGGAAGTATATATCTTGGTATTACCAGCATTTGGTATTTACTCTGAAGTTGTTGCGACTTTCTCGCGCAAAGCATTGTTCGGTTACAAATCAATGGTGTATGCAACAGTAGCAATCACAGTATTGTCATTCGTTGTATGGGTTCACCACTTCTTTACCATGGGTGCAGGTGCCAACGTTAACGCGTTCTTCGGTATCATGACCATGATTATTGCGATTCCTACAGGTGTGAAAATCTTCTCTTGGTTATTCACCATGTACAAGGGTCGTATTGTTTACACTACTCCAATGCTATGGACACTAGGCTTCCTGGTAACTTTCGGTATCGGTGGTTTAACAGGTGTATTGATGGCGGTTCCACCAGCGGACTTCCTGGTACATAACTCTTTATTCCTGATTGCTCACTTCCATAACGTAATTATTGGTGGTGTAGTATTTGCGATGTTCGCAGGTATCATCTTCTACTGGCCGAAAATGTTCGGTTGGAGACTGAATGAGACTTGGGGTAAAGCAGCGTTCTGGTTCTGGTTCTTCGGTTTCTACTTTGCGTTCATGCCACTTTATATCCTTGGTTTCATGGGTATGACACGTCGTTTGAATACATTTGACAACCCAGAATGGGACCCGTATGTAAATATCGCGATGTTCGGTGCAGTTCTGATTGCGCTTGGTATCGTATGTTTCATTCTGCAAATCGTGGTTGGTTTCTTACAACGTGACCAACGTCTGGATTTGACTGGCGATCCATGGGATGGTCGTACCCTTGAATGGGCGACATCTTCTCCTGCTCCGTTCTATAACTTTGCTCATCTTCCAAAGATCAATGGTATTGATACTTTCTGGATCGAGAAAGAAAATGGTGTTGCGTATGCAAAACCAACGAAGTACGAAGATGTTCATATGCCAACTAACCGTGCTGCCGGTTTCGTTATCGCGATGTTCATCACTGTTATGGGCTTCGGTTTAATCTGGCACATCTGGTGGTTAGTAGTTGTTACGTTCATTGCTTCTATCATTAGCTTCATTGTGTCTTCTTTCACCAAGAAAGTGGATTACTATGTTCCAGCTGCTGAAGTTGAACGTATTGAAAACGAACGCTATGCGATTCTTGAAAAACACTTGAAGAAGGACTAA